In Blautia sp. SC05B48, a single genomic region encodes these proteins:
- a CDS encoding response regulator transcription factor translates to MSEKILIIDDEQDIADLLEVYLKNENYVVYKFYCATDAMSCIESGDIDLAILDIMLPDMNGFSLCQLIRKKYIYPIIMLTAKIEETDKITGLTLGADDYVTKPFRPLEVVARVKAQLRRYKKYSPGIITEKVPSKLSYNKLCLNVQTHECLLDSEPVSLTPTEFSILHVLLSSAGNVVSIEELFHAVWKDEYYSKNSSTITVHIRHLREKLNDTSDTPQYIKTIWGVGYKI, encoded by the coding sequence ATGTCTGAAAAGATACTAATTATAGATGACGAGCAAGATATAGCGGATCTGTTGGAGGTCTACTTGAAAAACGAAAATTACGTTGTTTATAAATTTTACTGCGCAACAGATGCCATGTCGTGTATTGAAAGCGGTGACATTGATCTTGCCATTCTGGATATTATGCTCCCGGATATGAACGGCTTTTCACTTTGCCAGCTTATCCGAAAGAAATACATTTATCCAATTATCATGCTAACGGCTAAAATTGAGGAAACGGATAAAATAACGGGGCTGACATTGGGAGCGGACGATTATGTGACAAAACCTTTTCGCCCACTTGAAGTAGTTGCCAGAGTGAAAGCACAGTTAAGACGTTACAAGAAATATTCGCCCGGTATCATCACAGAGAAAGTTCCATCGAAACTTTCCTATAACAAATTGTGCCTGAATGTGCAGACCCATGAATGTCTGTTAGACAGTGAGCCGGTTTCTCTGACACCGACAGAGTTTTCTATTCTCCACGTCCTTTTGTCAAGTGCTGGAAATGTTGTAAGCATTGAGGAACTGTTTCATGCAGTTTGGAAAGATGAATACTACTCTAAAAACAGCAGCACAATTACTGTGCATATCCGGCATCTGCGCGAGAAACTGAACGATACTTCCGATACTCCGCAGTATATTAAAACGATTTGGGGTGTCGGCTACAAAATTTAA
- a CDS encoding VanZ family protein, producing MKRKSNCLATILFLIYLALLVWIILFKLQFSISNLDKVRSINLIPFHYDKEVGTAFHLTEVLENFLIFVPMGIYLQMLLPRTKLYVKFMLIAGTSFLLETMQYVLAIGRSDITDVLTNAAGIVSVIVIGLLGFLLFANR from the coding sequence ATGAAGAGAAAATCAAATTGTTTGGCAACTATTTTATTCTTAATTTATCTGGCACTTCTGGTTTGGATCATACTGTTCAAACTACAGTTTTCAATCAGTAATCTGGATAAAGTAAGGAGTATAAACCTTATTCCTTTTCACTATGACAAAGAAGTTGGCACAGCATTTCACTTAACAGAGGTACTCGAAAATTTCTTGATTTTTGTTCCTATGGGCATTTATCTTCAAATGCTTCTGCCAAGAACAAAATTATATGTGAAGTTCATGCTGATTGCTGGAACAAGTTTTTTATTGGAAACTATGCAGTATGTTTTAGCAATCGGACGTTCTGACATTACTGATGTACTCACAAATGCGGCAGGCATAGTAAGTGTTATCGTGATTGGCCTGCTTGGCTTTCTTCTGTTTGCTAATCGGTAG
- a CDS encoding sensor histidine kinase: MSNKKIAIEKRLKVRLYLSLLVYTVVGYGLTLILDYIFSKFDNGIFAWLYWRLDLLFILYLMIGFVCIFNYYWKKPWGYLDEVIDATQTVYEQNNHTVSLPDPLKELEAQLNQIKMSVLLSKRAAKQAEEKKNEIIMYLAHDIRTPLTTVIGYLSLLHEAPDMPEQQKEKYVKVALNKAERLEKLINELFEITKYNAHTVIIKKEPVDLHCLIAQVIDEIYPTLSANGNTAVFTAEDNLSVNADPEKLARVFSNLLRNAASYSYPQTEITISAKRLEHDIQITFENRGETIPEEQLNSIFEKFNRLDEARLSNTGGAGLGLSISEEIIHLHGGTITASSQNETIDFVITLPLSA, from the coding sequence ATGTCGAATAAAAAAATAGCAATAGAAAAGCGCCTTAAAGTGCGCCTATACCTATCATTGCTGGTTTATACCGTTGTTGGATATGGTTTGACCCTTATCTTGGACTACATCTTTTCAAAATTTGACAACGGTATTTTTGCATGGCTCTACTGGCGGCTCGATCTGCTTTTTATTTTGTATCTGATGATCGGCTTTGTATGTATTTTCAATTACTATTGGAAAAAGCCGTGGGGCTATCTGGATGAAGTAATTGATGCGACCCAAACGGTCTATGAGCAGAACAATCATACCGTATCATTGCCTGACCCACTGAAAGAATTGGAGGCACAACTCAATCAAATCAAAATGTCTGTTCTGTTGAGCAAACGGGCTGCAAAGCAGGCAGAAGAGAAGAAAAATGAAATTATTATGTATCTGGCACATGATATACGCACTCCTCTCACAACGGTAATCGGCTATTTGAGCCTGCTCCATGAAGCCCCTGACATGCCTGAACAGCAAAAGGAAAAGTATGTAAAAGTTGCGTTGAATAAGGCAGAACGCCTTGAAAAGCTCATCAATGAACTTTTTGAAATTACCAAGTACAATGCACATACGGTTATTATCAAAAAAGAACCTGTGGATTTACATTGTCTGATTGCGCAGGTAATAGATGAAATATATCCGACACTCTCCGCAAATGGCAATACAGCGGTATTTACTGCGGAGGATAACTTATCCGTGAACGCTGACCCTGAAAAACTGGCGAGAGTTTTCAGTAACCTTTTGCGGAACGCCGCGTCATACAGCTACCCACAGACAGAGATTACTATATCGGCCAAACGGTTAGAACATGATATTCAGATCACTTTTGAAAATCGTGGGGAAACAATCCCGGAGGAACAGCTTAACAGTATATTTGAGAAATTCAATCGGTTGGATGAAGCCCGGCTTTCCAATACAGGCGGCGCGGGACTTGGTCTTTCTATTTCGGAAGAAATTATACATTTACACGGTGGAACGATTACTGCATCCAGTCAAAACGAAACCATAGACTTTGTGATTACATTACCCCTTTCCGCTTAG
- a CDS encoding ABC transporter permease subunit, translating into MRLFRLELKRILKSRRTLILLAIALLLSVAMAYLPISFEGINRPNEDGTVTELDGLSAIKYKQDLYKTSAGEVTPDRIKSALETYQSCVREYGPVEEEGFPLSVFVEKIVPFRHLLMGLSEAFADPLTGIGADLMDIDPNDIDGAYYEKCAEHLQDVMRNEQRENETAQQKALEKYSELDTPFYLHSGISKDAFDYIEFYILFLAILCVAIAAPTFAGEYQTGGDSILRTTKYGHKQLAITKILAAFTLFVVTFLVGITVHILILDAAFGTDCLKTSFQMRYSIINLPNINLGQLQIILAAAGLLSVLATVSCTLFLSAKCKDTLTVLLISIVVLLMPLFAYVAMGATWLSTILPSAGIGMQNNFLSQLADFNYLNIGGTSFWTPHVILISAGIELFVFTFLAIHSYCRHQVA; encoded by the coding sequence ATGCGGCTCTTTAGACTTGAACTAAAACGTATTTTGAAGTCACGGCGCACCCTGATTTTACTTGCAATCGCACTTTTGCTTTCCGTAGCCATGGCATACCTGCCTATTTCATTTGAGGGTATTAACCGTCCAAACGAAGATGGCACGGTTACAGAATTAGATGGCTTGTCAGCTATCAAGTACAAACAAGATTTATATAAAACATCCGCTGGTGAAGTGACCCCGGATAGGATCAAATCGGCTTTGGAAACTTATCAAAGCTGCGTTCGAGAATATGGGCCAGTCGAGGAAGAGGGCTTTCCTCTGTCTGTATTTGTTGAAAAAATCGTCCCGTTCCGTCACTTGCTGATGGGTCTGTCCGAAGCGTTTGCTGATCCATTAACAGGCATTGGTGCTGATTTAATGGATATTGACCCGAATGACATTGACGGAGCCTATTATGAAAAGTGCGCAGAACATTTACAGGATGTCATGCGGAATGAGCAAAGAGAAAACGAAACCGCACAGCAGAAAGCTCTTGAAAAATATTCAGAACTTGATACGCCATTTTATCTTCATTCTGGAATTTCTAAAGATGCATTTGATTATATTGAGTTTTATATTTTGTTCCTTGCTATTTTGTGTGTGGCAATCGCAGCACCTACTTTCGCCGGAGAATATCAAACGGGCGGTGACAGCATCCTGCGAACCACCAAATACGGGCATAAACAATTAGCAATTACCAAAATTCTGGCGGCATTTACACTTTTCGTTGTTACATTCCTTGTCGGGATCACGGTACACATTCTGATTTTAGATGCAGCGTTCGGGACGGATTGTTTAAAAACATCGTTTCAGATGCGATACTCTATCATTAATCTGCCAAACATCAATCTGGGGCAGTTGCAGATAATTCTCGCAGCAGCGGGCTTACTTTCTGTATTAGCAACGGTTAGCTGTACGCTGTTCCTGTCTGCAAAATGTAAAGACACATTGACCGTTTTGCTGATCTCTATTGTAGTTCTTCTCATGCCGCTTTTTGCATATGTGGCGATGGGAGCAACATGGCTCTCTACCATACTTCCATCTGCCGGAATTGGTATGCAGAACAATTTCCTTTCTCAGCTTGCAGATTTCAATTATCTGAATATCGGTGGAACGAGTTTCTGGACACCGCATGTTATTTTGATTTCGGCAGGAATTGAATTATTTGTGTTTACATTCTTGGCGATTCATTCCTATTGCAGACATCAGGTAGCATAA
- a CDS encoding DUF3784 domain-containing protein, translated as MIICVIFDLGMAVIMFLFGICFVKSNGKAVAFLSGYNMKSKEERKQYDEKEMCRVYGNRMMWMALPFVAGAAIDFLYSGVGCLAACVIWTVQFVLLMKERKKREK; from the coding sequence ATGATAATCTGTGTTATCTTTGATTTGGGAATGGCAGTGATTATGTTTTTATTCGGAATCTGCTTTGTAAAATCAAATGGAAAGGCCGTTGCATTTTTGTCTGGCTATAATATGAAATCTAAGGAAGAACGAAAACAGTATGATGAAAAAGAAATGTGCAGAGTATATGGAAATCGGATGATGTGGATGGCACTGCCATTTGTAGCCGGGGCAGCCATAGATTTTTTATATAGTGGAGTCGGGTGTCTGGCAGCATGCGTAATATGGACAGTTCAATTTGTTTTATTGATGAAAGAACGTAAGAAACGAGAAAAATAG